The following coding sequences lie in one Arachis hypogaea cultivar Tifrunner chromosome 9, arahy.Tifrunner.gnm2.J5K5, whole genome shotgun sequence genomic window:
- the LOC112711569 gene encoding uncharacterized protein, whose amino-acid sequence MTCTSLSLSAAPKFSGDKYDFWKIKMRRFLVANELWEIVDNGFEVPVANAQLNDGQQQTLRENSSKDAKALFTIQSVVSDKVFPTIMNATTAKEAWDTLQLGYHRTKEVRTDYNPEYARLYAALRTGDWHGTREFLNGHEGALTARISHEGKRALHVAALFGHRHIVEQLLQLMSADNVKLRDNRGLTALHEATYGKDVQLVKCLVEKGNRELLTIPSNTGWIPLTRALSVGNKEMAAYLFSVTPWEELTPEKGYNGVRILIMCYYSQILLDKALELLRYCPKLAVIPLPASHRGRESTLLEALASVPSAFPSGRQLTFWERWIFRRRRNICKVDKSKLTYKHPRELLEIACKELFKLNIAELENSRAHLAVIQAAKMGIPEFIKEVIKTHPRVFWAGENPRNAIFVGVEYRQASVFDLIHGMVWKNALAEMTDRNGDTLLHMAGLLAPSAQLHDISGAALQMQRELQWFKEVESITPALRKQSLNNDKKTARQLFTEEHKDLVKQGEKWMKGTATSFSLVAALVATVVFAAAFTVPGGNDQITGYPIFSKKKAFVVFVLSDAISLFSSSTSIIMFLGILTSRYAEDDFLKALPLKLITGLLTLFISMASMLVAFSAALFVMLHGKAWIVIPLSFLACVPIASFIWLQFPLFVEITMSTFGPSIFDRNANKHWLTR is encoded by the exons ATGACTTGCACTAGTCTTTCCTTATCTGCTGCACCAAAATTTTCTGGGGACAAGTATGATTTCTGGAAAATTAAAATGAGACGCTTCCTAGTGGCAAATGAATTGTGGGAAATTGTGGACAATGGTTTTGAAGTTCCAGTAGCGAACGCACAATTAAATGATGGGCAACAACAAACTTTGAGAGAAAATTCCTCTAAAGATGCAAAGGCTCTCTTCACCATCCAATCTGTAGTCTCAGATAAAGTTTTTCCAACCATTATGAATGCCACTACAGCCAAGGAAGCCTGGGACACATTGCAGCTTGGGTATCATCGCACAAAG GAAGTGAGGACGGATTACAATCCAGAATACGCACGATTATATGCGGCATTGCGCACTGGTGATTGGCACGGCACTCGTGAATTTCTTAACGGGCATGAGGGAGCATTGACTGCAAGAATTTCGCACGAGGGTAAGAGAGCTCTTCACGTTGCAGCTCTATTCGGGCACCGCCACATCGTGGAGCAACTGTTGCAGTTAATGTCAGCAGACAACGTTAAACTGAGAGACAATAGAGGACTCACGGCTCTTCATGAAGCTACTTACGGTAAAGACGTCCAGCTGGTAAAATGCCTTGTCGAAAAAGGCAACAGGGAATTACTTACTATTCCTTCAAACACTGGTTGGATTCCCCTCACACGTGCTCTTAGCGTTGGTAACAAGGAAATGGCTGCTTATCTATTTTCAGTCACACCATGGGAAGAATTAACACCTGAAAAGGGATATAATGGAGTTAGAATTCTCATCATGTGCTATTATTCTCAGATATTGTTAG ATAAGGCTCTAGAATTGCTGCGTTATTGCCCAAAGTTAGCAGTAATACCGTTACCAGCAAGCCATCGTGGGCGTGAATCAACTCTTTTGGAGGCTTTGGCAAGTGTACCTTCTGCCTTTCCTAGTGGGCGTCAACTCACGTTCTGGGAAAGATGGATCTTTAGAA GAAGACGGAATATATGCAAGGTTGATAAATCAAAGTTAACCTATAAGCACCCTCGTGAGCTTCTAGAGATTGCATGTAAAGAGCTATTCAAATTAAATATAGCAGAACTTGAAAATAGTCGAGCACATCTCGCAGTAATTCAAGCCGCCAAAATGGGGATCCCAGAGTTTATCAAGGAAGTGATAAAGACGCACCCACGCGTTTTCTGGGCAGGTGAAAATCCCAGAAATGCTATATTTGTGGGTGTTGAATATCGCCAAGCCAGTGTTTTTGATCTTATTCACGGTATGGTTTGGAAAAATGCACTTGCTGAAATGACGGACAGGAATGGTGACACCCTGCTTCACATGGCAGGACTGTTAGCTCCGAGCGCACAGCTTCATGATATCTCTGGTGCTGCTTTACAAATGCAAAGAGAATTGCAGTGGTTTAAG GAAGTGGAGAGTATCACGCCAGCTCTAAGAAAGCAATCTCTAAACAACGATAAGAAAACTGCTCGACAATTGTTTACAGAGGAACACAAAGATTTGGTGAAACAAGGTGAGAAATGGATGAAAGGAACAGCCACTTCATTTAGTCTTGTAGCTGCTCTTGTAGCCACGGTGGTTTTTGCGGCTGCATTTACAGTTCCAGGTGGTAATGACCAGATCACAGGTTACCCTATTTTctcaaagaaaaaggcatttgtGGTGTTTGTATTATCTGATGCAATATCGCtcttttcttcttcaacttcGATAATCATGTTCTTAGGCATTCTCACTTCCCGTTATGCTGAAGATGATTTTCTCAAGGCATTACCTTTGAAGCTTATCACAGGCCTTCTGACTTTATTTATCTCCATGGCATCCATGTTGGTAGCATTTTCTGCGGCGCTCTTTGTTATGCTTCACGGGAAAGCATGGATTGTTATACCTTTAAGTTTTCTTGCTTGTGTTCCAATTGCTTCCTTCATTTGGTTGCAGTTTCCTCTTTTTGTGGAGATCACAATGTCAACCTTCGGGCCAAGCATCTTTGATAGAAATGCTAATAAGCACTGGCTCACTCGATAA